AGAATGACCGATACGGCCGTATCCTGGTTCAGGTACGAAGCCCCCCGAAACTCCTGCTGCGCCACGGGCTTCCCCTCTTCATAAAGGTAAAAGTTCTGTTCGTTGAGCCCCACTATGGGCCGGCGATTCCGGTTCTGCACCTTTATGTCCACCGTAACCCGGGGAAAGCTATCGGCAACCACCCGCTGGATTTCTACAAAGAGCCCTGAGGCCACATCCACCATAGGCACCAGCAGGGCTATTTCTTCTTTGTCGAAAAGGCTGACAAAGAGGTTCCCATTTACCGAATAATCGGCACAGGTAACCTTTCCGGCCCCCCGGCCCAGGGATGCGATTTCCCGCACCGCCCCCATGGTGGGATCTATGAGGTACACCTTCTGGGCATCCACCAGGAGCAACTGCCCCTCAGCGGTAGCCCGAAGGGATTCGGGGGCCACGAGACCTTCCCCAATCAAAATGCCATGGTAATTGCCATTCCGATCAAACTCATGGATACAGCGGCCAGGCCCATCACTTACAAAGACCCGATCGCCGATGACGGCAATACCCGTGGGCCCCTTAAGCCCCTGAAACGCCCCCTGGCGGGCCCCAAACGAAAAAAGAAAGGAACCATCCGGGGCCCACTTTGAAATACGCTGACTCCCAAAGTCCACCACATAGAGATAGTCGCTCCTATCCAACGCCAGTCCCTGGGGACCAATAAATTGATCCGACCCTCGCCCTTTAGATCCCAGGTATCGTTTCCAGTTTCCCTGCGGATCCAGCACCGATATTCGTCCGCCCCGAGCCTCGGAAACGTAGAGGGTTCCATCAGAGGCCCGGGCCATATCATAGGGCCGATCAAACCCATTCAGGGGGCCCCGAATGCGGGAGCGAATGACCCCATTCACGTCGATGCGCACCAGTTCATTCGAACCATAGGCTACCACCCACACCGATCCATCCTCTGTGGAAAGCACCGAAGAGGGCTGGCGATAGAGCAGGAGATCCTTGTTTTTGTTGGGATACCGACCTGCTTCCACATACTGGGGTTGCTCCTGCTGAGCAAAGAAGGGGATGCGGCGATTGCGGACGGTCTCGATACGGCTAGTTAAGAGGAGGGCCTGGGGGGAACCCGCCGGATACAGCCGTC
This is a stretch of genomic DNA from Treponema sp. J25. It encodes these proteins:
- a CDS encoding NHL repeat-containing protein — encoded protein: MKKKDLRCWWLSLMVWLWTPLLGAQVDRNALMARQEFRIGIEAFYRYGYNEAILSFEKALSYRNQEPLILEWLGRAYYQSGLEDIALQQWQEARRLYPAGSPQALLLTSRIETVRNRRIPFFAQQEQPQYVEAGRYPNKNKDLLLYRQPSSVLSTEDGSVWVVAYGSNELVRIDVNGVIRSRIRGPLNGFDRPYDMARASDGTLYVSEARGGRISVLDPQGNWKRYLGSKGRGSDQFIGPQGLALDRSDYLYVVDFGSQRISKWAPDGSFLFSFGARQGAFQGLKGPTGIAVIGDRVFVSDGPGRCIHEFDRNGNYHGILIGEGLVAPESLRATAEGQLLLVDAQKVYLIDPTMGAVREIASLGRGAGKVTCADYSVNGNLFVSLFDKEEIALLVPMVDVASGLFVEIQRVVADSFPRVTVDIKVQNRNRRPIVGLNEQNFYLYEEGKPVAQQEFRGASYLNQDTAVSVILERSPAMNRFTSDVETALRDIRKSVDRLVSVISAEEQPIKESLSGAWNPEGIARGNRARYSPAWRFDRALRLAATDLLGASPKRAVLFVGSGSVGERAFEQYSLSALAAYLANNGVAFYAILPVLGNVNPALEYLAQETGGAVLYLYRPEGIGPILQDLRRRPSGIYQLQYTSRLPTNFGNAYLPLEVEVYLLQRSGRDILGYFAPLE